The Nomascus leucogenys isolate Asia chromosome 23, Asia_NLE_v1, whole genome shotgun sequence genome includes a window with the following:
- the SMCO3 gene encoding single-pass membrane and coiled-coil domain-containing protein 3 → MAQSDFLYPENPKRRQEVNRLHQQLLDCLSDSFNVTNQLTEVLNMHLGCRLASIEMKRDGTIKENCDIIIQAIMKIQKELQKVDEALKDKLEPTLYRKLQDIKEKETEKIAIVQKVISVILGEATSAASAVAVKLVGSNVTTGIINKLVTVLAQIGASLLGSIGVAVLGLGIDMIVRAILGAVEKTQLQAAIKSYEKHLVEFKSASEKYNHAITEVTNTVKHQMK, encoded by the coding sequence ATGGCCCAAAGTGACTTCCTTTACCCAGAGAACCCAAAAAGGCGGCAAGAAGTAAATCGTCTTCACCAGCAGCTCCTTGATTGCTTATCTGACAGCTTCAATGTCACCAATCAGCTGACTGAGGTTCTAAATATGCACTTGGGGTGCAGGCTGGCCTCCATTGAGATGAAAAGAGATGGGACCATCAAAGAAAACTGTGATATCATCATCCAAGCCATTATGAAAATCCAAAAGGAATTGCAAAAGGTTGATGAAGCACTAAAAGATAAGCTAGAGCCAACCCTCTATAGAAAACTTCAGGATattaaggaaaaggaaacagagaaaattgCAATAGTGCAAAAGGTTATTTCGGTCATCCTGGGAGAAGCTACATCTGCAGCCAGTGCAGTCGCTGTTAAACTTGTGGGCTCAAATGTCACAACTGGCATAATTAACAAGTTGGTCACTGTGTTAGCTCAAATTGGTGCTTCTCTCCTTGGTAGTATTGGAGTTGCTGTTCTTGGCCTTGGCATAGATATGATTGTCCGTGCCATCCTGGGAGCAGTGGAAAAAACACAGCTTCAAGCAGCCATCAAAAGTTATGAGAAGCATCTGGTGGAGTTCAAATCAGCCTCAGAAAAATATAATCATGCCATTACTGAGGTCACCAATACAGTGAAACACCAAATGAAATGA
- the WBP11 gene encoding WW domain-binding protein 11 — protein MGRRSTSSTKSGKFMNPTDQARKEARKRELKKNKKQRMMVRAAVLKMKDPKQIIRDMEKLDEMEFNPVQQPQLNEKVLKDKRKKLRETFERILRLYEKENPDIYKELRKLEVEYEQKRAQLSQYFDAVKNAQHVEVESIPLPDMPHAPSNILIQDIPLPGAQPPSILKKTSAYGPPTRAVSILPLLGHGVPRLPPGRKPPGPPPGPPPPQVVQMYGRKVGFALDLPPRRRDEDMLYSPELAQRGHDDDVSSTSEDDGYPEDMDQDKHDDSTDDSDTDKSDGESDGDEFVHRDDGERDNNEEKKSGLSVRFADMPGKSRKKKKNMKELTPLQAMMLRMAGQEIPEEGREVEEFSEDDDEDDSDDSEAEKQSQKQHKEESHSDGTSTVSSQQQAPPQSVPPSQIQAPPMPGPPPLGPPPAPPLRPPGPPTGLPPGPPPGAPPFLRPPGMPGLRGPLPRLLPPGPPPGRPPGPPPGPPPGLPPGPPPRGPPPRLPPPAPPGIPPPRPGMMRPPLVPPLGPAPPGLFPPAPLPNPGVLSAPPNLIQRPKADDTSAATIEKKATATISAKPQITNPKAEITRFVPTALRVRRENKGATAAPQRKSEDDSAVPLAKAAPKSGPSVPVSVQTKDDVYEAFMKEMEGLL, from the exons ATGGGACGGAGATCTACATCATCCACCAAGAGTGGAAAATTTATGAACCCCACAGACCAAGCCC GAAAGGAAGCCCGGAAGAGAGAATTAAAGAAG aacaaAAAACAGCGCATGATGGTTCGAGCTGCAGTTTTAAAGATGAAGGATCCAAAACAGATAATCCGAGACATGGAGAAATTGGATGAAATGG AGTTTAACCCAGTGCAACAGCCACAATTAAATGAGAAAGTACTGAAAGACAAGCGTAAAAAGCTGCGTGAAACCTTTGAACGTATTCTACGACTCTATGAAAAAGAGAATCCAGATATTTACAAAGAATTGAGAAAGCTAGAAGTAGAATATGAACAGAAGAGGGCTCAACTTAGCCAATATTTTGATGCTGTCAAG AATGCTCAGCATGTGGAAGTGGAGAGTATTCCTTTGCCAGATATGCCACATGCTCCTTCCAACATTTTGATCCAGGACATTCCACTTCCTGGTGCCCAGCCACCCTCTATCCTAAAGAAAACCTCAGCCTATGG acctCCAACTCGGGCAGTTTCTATCCTTCCTCTTCTTGGACATGGTGTTCCACGTTTGCCCCCTGGCAGAAAACCTCCTGGCCCTCCCCCTGGTCCACCTCCTCCTCAAGTTGTGCAGATGTATGGCCGTAAAGTGGGTTTTGCCCTAGATCTTCCCCCTCGTAGGCGAGATGAAGACATGTTATATAGTCCTGAACTTG CCCAGCGAGGTCATGATGATGATGTTTCTAGCACCAGTGAAGATGATGGCTATCCTGAGGACATGGATCAAGATAAGCATGATGACAGTACTGATGACAGTGATACCGACAAATCAGATGGAGAAAGTGACGGGGATGAATTTGTGCACCGTGATGATGGTGAGAGAGAcaacaatgaagaaaagaagtcag GTCTGAGTGTACGGTTTGCAGATATGCCTGGaaaatcaaggaagaaaaagaagaacatgAAGGAACTGACTCCTCTTCAAGCCATGATGCTTCGTATGGCAG gtCAAGAAATCCCTGAGGAGGGACGGGAAGTAGAGGAATTTTCAGAGGACGATGATGAAGATGATTCTGATGACTCTGAAGCAGAAAAGCAatcacaaaaacagcataaaGAGGAATCCCATTCTGATGGCACATCCACTGTTTCTTCACAGCAGCAGGCTCCGCCGCAGTCTGTTCCTCCTTCTCAGATACAAGCACCTCCCATGCCAGGACCACCACCTCTTGGACCACCACCTGCTCCACCATTACGGCCTCCTGGGCCACCTACAGGCCTTCCTCCTGGTCCACCTCCAG gaGCTCCTCCATTCCTGAGACCACCTGGAATGCCAGGACTCCGAGGACCCTTACCCCGACTTTTACCTCCAGGACCACCACCAGGCCGACCCCCTGGCCCTCCCCCAGGTCCACCTCCAGGTCTGCCTCCTGGTCCCCCTCCCCGTGGACCCCCACCAAGGCTACCTCCCCCTGCACCTCCAG gtATTCCTCCACCTCGTCCTGGCATGATGCGCCCACCTTTGGTGCCTCCCCTTGGACCTGCCCCCCCTGGGCTGTTCCCACCAGCTCCTTTGCCAAACCCTGGGGTTTTAAGTGCCCCACCCAACTTGATTCAGCGACCCAAGGCGGATGATACAAGTGCAGCCACCATTGAGAAGAAAGCCACAGCAACCATCAGTGCCAAGCCACAGATCACTAATCCCAAGGCAGAGATTACTCGATTTGTGCCCACTGCACTGAGAGTACGTCGGGAGAATAAAGGGGCTACTGCTGCTCCCCAAAGAAAGTCAGAGGATGATTCTGCTGTGCCTCTTGCCAAAGCAGCACCCAAATCTGGTCCTTCTGTTCCTGTCTCAGTACAAACTAAGGATGATGTCTATGAAGCTTTCATGAAAGAGATGGAAGGGCTACTGTGA
- the LOC115832937 gene encoding histone H2A.J has translation MSGRGKQGGKVRAKAKSRSSRAGLQFPVGRVHRLLRKGNYAERVGAGAPVYLAAVLEYLTAEILELAGNAARDNKKTRIIPRHLQLAIRNDEELNKLLGKVTIAQGGVLPNIQAVLLPKKTESQKAKSK, from the coding sequence ATGTCCGGTCGCGGAAAACAGGGCGGCAAAGTGCGAGCAAAGGCCAAATCCCGCTCCTCCCGCGCGGGCCTGCAGTTCCCGGTGGGCCGAGTGCACAGACTGCTGCGCAAAGGGAACTACGCGGAGCGGGTGGGCGCCGGGGCGCCGGTGTACCTGGCGGCGGTGCTGGAGTACCTGACGGCGGAGATCCTGGAGCTGGCTGGCAACGCCGCGCGTGACAACAAGAAGACCAGGATAATTCCCCGCCACCTGCAGCTCGCCATCCGCAACGACGAGGAGTTAAACAAGCTGCTGGGCAAAGTGACCATCGCTCAGGGCGGCGTCCTGCCCAACATCCAGGCCGTGCTGCTGCCCAAGAAGACGGAGAGTCAGAAGGCGAAGAGCAAATGA
- the LOC100597440 gene encoding histone H4, with protein MSGRGKGGKGLGKGGAKRHRKVLRDNIQGITKPAIRRLARRGGVKRISGLIYEETRGVLKVFLENVIRDAVTYTEHAKRKTVTAMDVVYALKRQGRTLYGFGG; from the coding sequence ATGTCTGGGCGAGGTAAAGGTGGCAAGGGGCTGGGTAAGGGAGGCGCCAAGCGCCACCGGAAGGTGCTGCGGGATAATATCCAAGGCATTACAAAGCCTGCGATCCGCCGTCTCGCCCGACGTGGGGGCGTCAAGCGCATTTCTGGTCTCATCTACGAGGAGACCCGGGGAGTCCTCAAAGTCTTCCTGGAAAACGTGATCCGCGACGCGGTGACTTACACGGAGCACGCCAAGCGCAAGACCGTCACGGCCATGGATGTGGTGTACGCGCTGAAACGCCAGGGTCGCACCCTCTATGGTTTTGGCGGCTGA